Sequence from the Nocardioides exalbidus genome:
ACAGGTCGGCGTCGAGGTCGACCCAGGCCAGGTCGAACAGGGAGCGCAGCTCGTCCGGCACCCGCGAGCGGTCGTCGGGGTCGAGGAACGTGTACTCGGGGTCGTCGAACAGCAGGGCGCCGTCACGCGCGCACCCGAACCTGTCGTGCGCCTGGATGTCCGAGACCACGACGGCCGCGCTCCTCCCTCCCGCCGAGAGCCGCGTGAGGGCCGCGACGGTGGGGTCCGCGTAGCCGGTGAGCTCCATCGCCGCCACCCCGCCGTCCACCTCGAGGAAGGCGTAGGCCGAGCGCTCGTGGTCGTCGACCTCCTGGCAGCGGGCCAGGCCGGAGTCGTCGGCGATCACCTCCCGGACCTCCGCCACGCTGGCACCGGCGACGACCAGGACCGTCAGCGACTCGACGTCCACGTCCTCGACGGCCTGCTTGTAGTGCTCCACCCGTTCGCTCATGACGCGACCGTAGGCGCACTCCCCACCCGTGTCAGCGATACGGCGCCGTCCGGCTCTGACAGGCTGGGGCCATGCACCCCGACGCCTGGCTGGTCGTGATCGACCCGCAGCGGATCTTCGCCTCGCCGGACAGCGAGTGGGGGTCGCCGATGTTCGACGCCATCGTGGACCCCGTACGACGCCTCGCCGCCGCAGCCGGCGAGCGCACCGTGGTCACGCGCTGGGTGCCCGCGCCCGACCCGCAGGGCAGCTGGGCGGCCTACCTGGACGCGTGGCCGTTCGCCGCCGTGGCCGAGTCGGACCCGCTGCTCGAGCTGGTGCCGGAGATGCAGGGCCTCGCGACCCAGACCGTCTCGCTGCCGACCTTCGGCAAGTGGAGCTACGCCCTGCAGGCGGTGACCGGGCCGACCCCGCACCTCGTGCTGACCGGCGTCTCGACCGACTGCTGCGTCATCTCCACCGCGCTCGCCGCCGCCGACGCCGGGGCCACCATCACCGTGGTCACCGATGCCTGTGCCGGCTCGACGCCGGAGAACCACCGGGCCGCGATGGACGTGATGGCCCTCTACCCACCGCAGATCACGCTCGCCACCACCGACGACGTGCTGGCGTGAACCACCCCGTGAGCCGGGTCATCCACACCGGTCAGGCCCTGGTCGACGTCGTCGTCGAGGTCCCCGACCTGCCGGCGCGCGGCCAGAACGTGATGGCCGCGTCGGCGACCGACTACGCCGGCGGCGCCGTGACCGTGCTGGTCGCGGCCGCCCGCTTCGGTGCGACCTGCGTGCACGCGGGCGCCCACGGCACCGGTCCGCACGGCGACCTCGTCCGCGCCGCCCTCGAGCGCGAGGGCATCACCGCCTCGGCCCCTCCGGTCGCCGACCTCGACACCGGCATCTGCGTGGTCATGGTCGAGCCGAGCGCCGAGCGGACCTTCGTCACCACCCTCGGCGCCGAGCGCCACATCTCCGTCGAGTCGCTGTCGACCTCCGACCCGCGGCCCGGCGACCTGGTGTGCGTCACCGGCTTCTCGCTGGCCCTCGCGAGCACGGGCGTTCCCCTCCTCGCCTGGCTGCAGGCCCTCGACCCGGCCGTGGTCGTCGTCCTCGACCCGGGGGCGGCGTTCGCCGACCTCAGCGAGCACGTGCGGCTCGCGATGCTCGAGCTCACCGACGTCTGGTCGAGCAACGCCGAGGAGGCCGAGGCGATCCTCCGCACCGTCGGCCAGGAGCCGCCGGCCGACCTCGCCGACCTCACCACCGCCGTCGCTCCCCTGCTCCGCGGCGACGCCGTCGCGATCGTGCGTGACGGGCCGGAGGGCTGTGCAGTGCACGTCGGCGAGGAGACGACCTACGTCCCCGGTTTCCCCCAGACCCCGGTCGACACCAACGGCGCCGGCGACACCCACACCGGCGCGCTGCTGGCGGAGGTCGCAGCCGGTACGCCGTGGGTCGAGGGCTGCCGTCGCGCGAACGCGGCCGCCGCCATCAAGGTCACCCGCCGCGGACCGGAGTCCGCGCCCACCGCCACCGAGGTCGACGACTTCCTCGCCGGCCGGTGACGTCTCGCCCGGTCGTCAGCCGACGGAGGCGAGCAGCTCCGCGAAGCGACGGTTGACGTCGCGGGTGGCGGCAGCCGCGGCGGGCGAGACGTGGCCCTGGTCCATGAAGCCGTGGATCATCCCGGCGTGGCGCACGGCGTCCACGCGCACGCCGGCGGCGGCCAGCGCGGCGGCGTAGGCCTCTCCCTCGTCGCGGAGGAGGTCGCACTCGGCGGTCGCGACGACCGCGGGCGGCAGGCCGGCGAGGTCGCCGTGCAGGGGCGAGTGGCGCCAGTCGCCCGGAGCCGGCGCGTCGCCGGAGAAGTACTGCGTGTTGATCCAGTCGGTCATCGCGCGCGACAGCATGAAGCCGCTGGCGAACTCGTCCTTCGACGGGTGGTGGCCGAGCAGGTCGGTCGCCGGGTAGATCAGCAGCTGCGCGGCGATGTCGACCTCGCCGCGGAGCTCCTGGGTGGCGATGGCGGCGAGGTTGCCGCCGGCCGAGTCGCCCGCCACGGCGAGCAGCCCGGAGCCGCCGAGGTCGGCCAGCCGCTCGGCGACCCACCGGATCGCGCGCACCGCGTCGTCGGGCGCCGCGGGCCAGGGGTCCTCGGGAGCGAGGCGGTAGCCGACGCTGACGTGCACCGCGCCGGTGTCGCGCACGAGGCGGCGTACGACCTGGTCGTGCGTGTCGATGTCGCCGCGGAACCAACCGCCGCCGTGGAAGTAGACGACCGTCGGCACCGGACCCTCGACGCCGGCGGGCCGGTAGACCCGAGCAGGCAGGTCGTCGACGAGGACGTCGGTCACGTCGCCGACGGGTACGACGTCCTCCGGCCGCACGCTGTCGACGCGGAGCGCGCGCATCTGGGCGCGCGCCTCGGGGATCGTCAGCTCCCACACGGGACGGCCGCGGGAGGCCTCCACCTCCGTGATGAAGGCGGCGAGGTCGGGATCGAGGCTCATCACGGTCCTCAGCGCACGAGACAGGGACGCTTCGGGTCGAAGCTCCAGTCGTCGACGAGGTACTGCATGGCGATCGCGTCGTCACGGGCGCCGAGGCCGTGCTCGAGGTAGAGCTCGTGCGCCTCCGCGAGCCGGTCGGGGTCGAGCTCGACGCCGAGGCCCGGGGTGTTCGGCACCTCGATCGCGCCGTCCCTGATCTCGAGCGGCGCCTTCGTGAGGCCCTGGCCGTCCTGCCAGATCCAGTGCGTGTCGAGCGCGGTGATCTCGCCCGGGGCGGCGGCGCCGACCTGGGTGAACATCGCGAGCGAGACGTCGAAGTGGTTGTTGGAGTGCGAGCCCCACGTCAGGCCGAAGTCGTGGCAGAGCTGGGCGACGCGCACGGAGCCCGCCATCGTCCAGAAGTGCGGGTCGGCGAGCGGGATGTCGACGGCGTTGGTGCGGACGGCGTCGGCCATCTGGCGCCAGTCGGTGGCGACCATGTTGGTCGCGGTACGCAGCCCGGTGCGACGCTTGAACTGCGCCATCACCTCGCGCCCCGAGTAGCCGCCCTCGGCGCCGCAGGGGTCCTCGGCATACGCCAGGACGTCGTCCGTGCCCGACAGCAGCCGCACCGCGTCGTCGAGCAGCCAGCCGCCGTTGGGGTCGAGGGTGATCCGGGCGTCGGGGAAGCGCTCGTGGAGGGCGGTGACGGCGGCGACCTCCTCCTCGCCGGGCAGCACGCCGCCCTTCAGCTTGAAGTCGGCGAAGCCGTAGCGCGCCTGCGCAGCCTCGGCGAGCCGGACGACCGCCTCGGGGGTCATCGCCTCCTCGCGGCGGACCTTCTCCCAGTCGTCGGCGCCGTCGTGCTCGCGGAGGTAGGGCAGGTCCGTCCGGTCGGGGTCGCCGACGTAGAAGAGGTAGCCGAGCATCGGCACGCTCGTGCGCTGCTGGCCGTCCCCCAGGAGCTCGGCCAGGGGTACGCCGAGCTCCTGGGAGGAGAGGTCGAGGAGTGCCGACTCCAGCGCGGTGACCGCGTGGATCGTGGTGCGCAGGTCGAAGGTCTGCAACCCCCGGCCGCCGGCGTCGCGGTCGGCGAAGCGGGTGGCGACCTCACGGAGCAGCGATCGGAACCGGGCGACAGGCTGGCCGACCAGGATCGACGCGGCGTCCTCGATGGTCGCCTTGATCGCCTCGCCGCCGGGCACCTCACCGAGGCCGGTGCGGCCCTCGGAGTCGGTCACGATCGCGATGTTGCGCGTGAAGAAGGGACCGTGCGCGCCGCTCAGGTTGAGCAGCATCGAGTCGTGGCCGGCGACCGGCACCGCCTCGATCCGGGCGATGGTGCTCACTTCTCGAGGGTCCCGTCGACACGTCGGAGCAGGCCCCACGGGTTGTCGTCGCGGACGGCCTCGGGCAGCAGCGCCGCGGGCACGTCCTGGTAGGCCACCGGGCGCTGGAACCGCTCGATCGCGAGGCTGCCGACGCTGGTCGTGCGGGCGTCGGAGGTCGCCGGGAACGGACCGCCGTGGACCATCGCGTGGCCCACCTCGACGCCCGTCGGCCAGCCGTTGAAGAGGATGCGGCCTGCCTTCGTCTCGAGGACGGGCAGGAGCGCGCGGGCCGCCTCGGTGTCGGAGTCGGTGGCGTGGATCGTCGCGGTGAGCTGGCCCTCGAGGCCCTCGAGCCGGGGCAGCAGGTCGGCCACGTCGTCGTACCTCACCACGACGCCGGAGGCGCCGAAGACCTCGTCGGCGACCGGACCCTCGAGCGTCGGGGTCTCGACGACCTGCGGCGCAGGGGCGAGGTCACCGGCGGCGGTGCCCTCGGCGACGACGCGTACGCCGGTGACGTCGCGCAGCGCGGCGGTGCCGGTGCGGTAGGCCTCGGCGATGCCGGGCGTGAGCATGGTCTGGCCGGTGGCGCCGGCAACGGCCTCGGCGGCGGCACGCAGGAAGGCGTCACCCTCCTCACCGGACGGGAGGAAGAGCAGGCCGGGGTTGGTGCAGAACTGGCCGGAGCCGAGGGTGAGGGAGCCGACGTAGGCCTGGGCGAAGGCCGCGGTGTCGTTGCCGGCGAGCGCGCCGGGGAGGACGACGACGGGGTTGATCGACGACATCTCGGCGTAGACCGGGATCGGCACCTCGCGGGCAGCCGCAGCCTGGACGAGCGCGAGCCCGCCGCCGCGGGAGCCGGTGAAGCCGACGGCGGTGATGCGGGGGTCCTTGACCAGGTCCTGGCCGGTCTCGATGCCGCCGAGGACGAAGGAGAAGACGCCGGCGGGCAGGCTCGACCTCTCGACCGCGCGGGTGATCGCGCGGGCGACGAGC
This genomic interval carries:
- a CDS encoding alpha/beta hydrolase translates to MSLDPDLAAFITEVEASRGRPVWELTIPEARAQMRALRVDSVRPEDVVPVGDVTDVLVDDLPARVYRPAGVEGPVPTVVYFHGGGWFRGDIDTHDQVVRRLVRDTGAVHVSVGYRLAPEDPWPAAPDDAVRAIRWVAERLADLGGSGLLAVAGDSAGGNLAAIATQELRGEVDIAAQLLIYPATDLLGHHPSKDEFASGFMLSRAMTDWINTQYFSGDAPAPGDWRHSPLHGDLAGLPPAVVATAECDLLRDEGEAYAAALAAAGVRVDAVRHAGMIHGFMDQGHVSPAAAAATRDVNRRFAELLASVG
- a CDS encoding DUF6461 domain-containing protein; amino-acid sequence: MSERVEHYKQAVEDVDVESLTVLVVAGASVAEVREVIADDSGLARCQEVDDHERSAYAFLEVDGGVAAMELTGYADPTVAALTRLSAGGRSAAVVVSDIQAHDRFGCARDGALLFDDPEYTFLDPDDRSRVPDELRSLFDLAWVDLDADLYDADDDDVIGFVVGLAMAEVVTGITLTADDLGRLWEAGPDEMLPVRTLAYATEQASGDTSAATGPPTGSR
- a CDS encoding PfkB family carbohydrate kinase encodes the protein MNHPVSRVIHTGQALVDVVVEVPDLPARGQNVMAASATDYAGGAVTVLVAAARFGATCVHAGAHGTGPHGDLVRAALEREGITASAPPVADLDTGICVVMVEPSAERTFVTTLGAERHISVESLSTSDPRPGDLVCVTGFSLALASTGVPLLAWLQALDPAVVVVLDPGAAFADLSEHVRLAMLELTDVWSSNAEEAEAILRTVGQEPPADLADLTTAVAPLLRGDAVAIVRDGPEGCAVHVGEETTYVPGFPQTPVDTNGAGDTHTGALLAEVAAGTPWVEGCRRANAAAAIKVTRRGPESAPTATEVDDFLAGR
- a CDS encoding cysteine hydrolase family protein produces the protein MHPDAWLVVIDPQRIFASPDSEWGSPMFDAIVDPVRRLAAAAGERTVVTRWVPAPDPQGSWAAYLDAWPFAAVAESDPLLELVPEMQGLATQTVSLPTFGKWSYALQAVTGPTPHLVLTGVSTDCCVISTALAAADAGATITVVTDACAGSTPENHRAAMDVMALYPPQITLATTDDVLA
- a CDS encoding enolase C-terminal domain-like protein → MSTIARIEAVPVAGHDSMLLNLSGAHGPFFTRNIAIVTDSEGRTGLGEVPGGEAIKATIEDAASILVGQPVARFRSLLREVATRFADRDAGGRGLQTFDLRTTIHAVTALESALLDLSSQELGVPLAELLGDGQQRTSVPMLGYLFYVGDPDRTDLPYLREHDGADDWEKVRREEAMTPEAVVRLAEAAQARYGFADFKLKGGVLPGEEEVAAVTALHERFPDARITLDPNGGWLLDDAVRLLSGTDDVLAYAEDPCGAEGGYSGREVMAQFKRRTGLRTATNMVATDWRQMADAVRTNAVDIPLADPHFWTMAGSVRVAQLCHDFGLTWGSHSNNHFDVSLAMFTQVGAAAPGEITALDTHWIWQDGQGLTKAPLEIRDGAIEVPNTPGLGVELDPDRLAEAHELYLEHGLGARDDAIAMQYLVDDWSFDPKRPCLVR